The Kiloniellales bacterium genome window below encodes:
- a CDS encoding HlyD family efflux transporter periplasmic adaptor subunit, which yields MTVAQRRIVLWGLLLAVLAAGLLYAFRPQPVPVDFATVERGPLVVTVDEEGETRVRDVFVLSAPIAGRARRIESEVGDAVVAGETVVVEIEPIDPAFLDVRSEAQAQAAVRTAEAARVLASAELERAQAELAFAEAELKRARRLIGRGTISQRRLDEDERAFKTAKANLATAQAALDMRKAELERARAELLSPLETRGQTAGCPCVAVTAPVSGRVLRVHHESEGVVAPGEPLIEIGDPRDLEIVADLLSSDAVKVEAGQRVLIEDWGGGEVLNGRVERVEPYGFTKVSALGIEEQRVNVIIDFADPPERWQRLGHGYRVEARIVLWEGEAVLKVPLNALFREGETWAVFIETEGRAEKRLVEPGRQNGLESEILGGLEAGQRIVLHPSDRVVAGVRLTARD from the coding sequence GCTCGCGGTCCTGGCTGCCGGGCTGCTCTATGCCTTCCGGCCGCAGCCGGTGCCGGTCGACTTCGCCACGGTCGAGCGCGGTCCGCTTGTTGTCACCGTCGACGAGGAGGGCGAGACCCGGGTCCGCGACGTCTTCGTGCTCTCGGCGCCGATCGCCGGCCGCGCCCGGCGCATCGAGAGCGAGGTCGGCGACGCGGTCGTCGCCGGCGAGACCGTGGTGGTCGAGATCGAGCCCATCGACCCCGCCTTCCTGGACGTGCGCAGCGAGGCCCAGGCCCAGGCCGCGGTCCGCACCGCCGAGGCCGCCCGGGTTCTGGCCAGCGCCGAGCTCGAGCGAGCCCAGGCCGAGCTGGCCTTCGCCGAGGCCGAGTTGAAGCGCGCCCGGCGCCTGATCGGCCGGGGCACGATCTCGCAGCGCCGCCTGGACGAGGACGAGCGGGCTTTCAAGACCGCCAAGGCCAACCTGGCGACGGCACAGGCCGCCCTGGACATGCGCAAGGCGGAGCTGGAGCGCGCCCGCGCCGAGCTGCTGTCGCCCCTCGAGACGCGGGGCCAGACCGCGGGCTGCCCCTGCGTGGCGGTGACCGCGCCGGTCAGCGGCCGGGTCCTGAGGGTGCACCACGAGAGCGAAGGCGTGGTCGCACCCGGCGAACCCCTGATCGAGATCGGCGATCCCCGTGACCTGGAGATCGTCGCCGACCTGCTGTCGAGCGACGCGGTCAAGGTCGAGGCCGGGCAGAGGGTGCTGATCGAAGACTGGGGCGGCGGCGAGGTGCTCAACGGCCGGGTCGAGCGGGTCGAACCCTACGGCTTCACCAAGGTCTCGGCCCTGGGCATCGAGGAGCAGCGGGTCAACGTCATCATCGACTTCGCCGATCCGCCGGAGCGCTGGCAGCGTCTGGGCCACGGCTACCGCGTCGAGGCCCGGATCGTGCTCTGGGAGGGCGAGGCGGTGCTCAAGGTGCCCCTGAACGCCCTGTTCCGGGAGGGCGAGACCTGGGCCGTCTTCATCGAGACCGAAGGCCGGGCCGAGAAGCGCTTGGTCGAACCGGGTCGGCAGAACGGGCTGGAGTCCGAGATCCTCGGCGGCCTCGAGGCGGGCCAGAGGATCG